The Rhizobium indicum genome has a segment encoding these proteins:
- a CDS encoding p-hydroxycinnamoyl CoA hydratase/lyase, with amino-acid sequence MTEDKSPVLVEFDSGIAFVTLNRPEKRNAMNPALNIRMLEVLDELEGDERCGVLVLRGAGESWSAGMDLKEYFRDNDDKPRDVTLKARRQSGNWWGRLMYFEKPTIAMVNGWCFGGAFTPLVSCDLAIAAEEANFGLSEINWGILPGGNVTRAVAEVMRHRDALYYIMTGELFGGRKAAEMGLVNEAVPLAELESRVRKICASLLEKNPVTLKAAKDTYKRVRNLPWDLADDYIYAKLEQMLFLDKTKGRDEGLKQFLDDKTYQPGLGAYKRDR; translated from the coding sequence ATGACTGAAGACAAATCGCCGGTTCTGGTCGAATTCGACAGCGGCATCGCCTTCGTGACCCTCAATCGTCCGGAAAAGCGCAATGCGATGAACCCGGCCCTGAATATCAGGATGCTCGAAGTGCTCGACGAGCTCGAGGGCGACGAGCGCTGCGGCGTCCTCGTCCTGCGCGGCGCCGGCGAATCCTGGTCGGCCGGCATGGATCTGAAGGAATATTTCCGCGACAATGACGACAAGCCACGTGACGTCACGCTGAAGGCGCGGCGCCAGTCCGGCAACTGGTGGGGCCGGCTGATGTATTTCGAAAAGCCGACGATCGCCATGGTCAACGGCTGGTGCTTCGGCGGCGCCTTCACACCGCTGGTGTCCTGCGATCTCGCCATCGCCGCCGAGGAGGCGAATTTCGGCCTCTCCGAGATCAACTGGGGCATTCTGCCAGGCGGCAACGTCACCCGCGCGGTCGCCGAAGTGATGCGCCATCGCGACGCTCTCTATTACATCATGACCGGCGAACTGTTCGGCGGGCGCAAGGCCGCGGAAATGGGTCTCGTCAACGAGGCGGTGCCGCTGGCAGAGCTTGAAAGCCGGGTCCGCAAGATCTGCGCCAGCCTGCTCGAAAAGAACCCGGTGACGCTGAAGGCCGCCAAGGACACCTACAAGCGGGTGCGCAACCTGCCATGGGATCTCGCCGACGATTACATCTACGCCAAGCTGGAGCAGATGCTGTTTCTCGACAAGACCAAGGGGCGCGACGAGGGGCTGAAACAGTTCCTCGACGACAAGACCTATCAGCCGGGGCTCGGCGCCTATAAGCGCGACCGCTGA
- a CDS encoding AMP-binding protein, with protein sequence MAHSFSGMASSADCGLVTDDPILYRARVAPDRRALFEIATGRQLTYAELDARIARCAGFLNDVLGARREAARVAMLARNSMDSIVLAFACQRAGAIYVPLNWRLNAAELRPILADCAPALLVHDEEFAATVASLVSADPEMAVISTAAGPAGFAARIEASLPAAPLPADADGPCVLLYTSGTTGQPKGVVITRRNAFFAAINFSVVGEIGPRSVALCDLPFFHTIGLIAVARTTLMLGGTLVISDRFTPARTLAALADRQRGITHYFAVPQIALALRNDPAYSAAALAGLHALFVGGAPLTQALIESYLDDGVALVNGYGMSEAGTVLHVPIDRRAVQDNPGSVGLPAPLLDIRIVGEDGREVDDGEIGELWLRGPAVTPGYWNKPQETAAAFTDGWYRTGDLGRREANGFYRIVDRLKDMYISGGENVYPAEVEAALVSHPDILEAAVVGIPDIRWGECGLAYVVLRPGAAATGDEIAGHCAARLAAFKRPARILFVETIPRTASGKVQKHVLRQFHFDETLQRQAL encoded by the coding sequence ATGGCGCATTCCTTTTCCGGGATGGCTTCGTCGGCGGATTGCGGACTGGTGACGGATGATCCAATCCTTTACCGCGCCCGCGTCGCACCGGACCGTCGGGCTCTGTTCGAGATTGCCACCGGCCGGCAGCTCACCTATGCCGAGCTCGACGCGCGGATCGCCCGCTGCGCCGGCTTTCTGAACGATGTGCTCGGAGCGCGCCGCGAGGCGGCGCGTGTCGCCATGCTGGCGCGCAACTCGATGGATTCGATCGTGCTTGCCTTTGCCTGCCAGCGTGCCGGCGCCATCTACGTGCCGCTCAACTGGCGCCTCAACGCCGCGGAGCTTCGGCCGATCCTTGCCGATTGTGCGCCGGCTCTGCTCGTTCACGACGAGGAGTTCGCGGCAACCGTCGCCAGCCTTGTGAGCGCCGATCCTGAGATGGCGGTGATATCGACGGCCGCCGGCCCGGCCGGGTTCGCCGCGCGGATCGAGGCGAGCCTTCCGGCCGCTCCGTTGCCGGCCGATGCCGATGGACCCTGCGTCCTTCTCTACACCTCCGGCACGACGGGACAGCCGAAGGGCGTCGTCATCACCCGCCGCAACGCCTTTTTCGCCGCCATCAATTTTTCCGTCGTCGGAGAAATCGGGCCGAGATCCGTCGCCCTGTGCGACCTGCCGTTCTTCCACACGATCGGCCTGATCGCGGTGGCGCGCACCACATTGATGCTGGGCGGCACGCTCGTCATCTCCGACCGCTTCACGCCTGCGCGCACGCTCGCAGCCCTTGCCGACCGGCAGCGTGGCATCACTCACTATTTCGCTGTGCCGCAGATTGCGCTCGCCTTGCGCAACGACCCTGCCTATAGCGCCGCCGCGCTCGCCGGCCTGCATGCGCTCTTCGTCGGCGGCGCGCCGCTGACGCAGGCGCTGATCGAAAGCTATCTCGATGACGGCGTTGCGCTGGTCAACGGTTACGGCATGAGCGAGGCCGGAACGGTGCTGCACGTGCCGATCGACCGGCGCGCCGTGCAGGACAATCCCGGCAGCGTCGGTCTTCCGGCGCCGTTGCTCGACATTCGTATCGTCGGCGAGGACGGCCGCGAGGTCGATGACGGCGAGATCGGCGAACTCTGGCTGCGCGGGCCGGCGGTGACGCCGGGCTACTGGAACAAGCCTCAGGAAACCGCTGCCGCCTTCACCGACGGCTGGTACCGCACCGGCGATCTCGGCCGCCGCGAAGCGAACGGCTTCTATCGCATCGTCGACCGGCTGAAGGACATGTACATCAGCGGCGGCGAGAATGTTTATCCCGCCGAGGTCGAAGCAGCACTCGTTAGCCATCCCGATATTCTCGAGGCCGCGGTCGTCGGCATTCCCGATATCCGATGGGGCGAATGCGGCCTCGCCTATGTCGTGCTGCGGCCGGGTGCTGCGGCAACGGGCGATGAGATCGCCGGCCATTGCGCGGCAAGGCTCGCCGCCTTCAAGCGTCCGGCCCGCATCCTCTTCGTTGAGACCATTCCCCGCACCGCCTCCGGCAAGGTGCAGAAACATGTCCTGCGCCAGTTCCATTTTGACGAAACCCTTCAACGACAGGCCCTGTGA
- a CDS encoding MarR family winged helix-turn-helix transcriptional regulator has protein sequence MATKPPQDDFEGEDAPATPGLDVGRLGDLLGFHLRMAHVAIYRDFAETMEELALTQKQLAVMELVAGNPGASQIDLANTLGTDRATMMALVNRLAARDLIERRPSAADRRRQELHLTKAGRAMLARARELIDKHEQRFVELFSRDELDALLTALKRIYKGN, from the coding sequence ATGGCCACAAAACCACCGCAGGACGATTTCGAGGGCGAAGATGCGCCCGCAACACCGGGCCTCGATGTCGGCCGGCTAGGCGATCTGCTGGGATTTCATCTGCGCATGGCCCATGTTGCGATCTATCGTGACTTCGCCGAAACCATGGAGGAGCTGGCGCTGACGCAGAAGCAGCTGGCGGTGATGGAACTCGTCGCCGGCAATCCGGGCGCATCGCAGATCGACCTTGCCAATACGCTCGGCACCGACCGGGCGACGATGATGGCCCTCGTCAACCGGCTGGCAGCCCGCGACCTGATCGAGCGCCGCCCCTCCGCGGCCGACCGCCGCCGCCAGGAACTTCATCTGACGAAGGCGGGACGCGCAATGCTCGCACGGGCGCGTGAGCTGATCGACAAGCATGAGCAGCGTTTCGTCGAGCTGTTTTCGCGCGACGAACTGGATGCGTTGCTGACGGCGCTGAAGCGGATATACAAGGGGAACTGA
- a CDS encoding adenylate/guanylate cyclase domain-containing protein, with the protein MSEVDVLFASLRQAADPRTVECIENVVMHGSDRELNRINALAFADQHDLDQEKTIAAFLHAARIGAFEMTWNVLCPGCGGVLDSGATLKTVVHETYHCALCAAGYEPTLDEMVEVTFTVSPRVRRIAAHDPDRLPPLEYYRQIFFSSGVDLPDDLEARFSRIQLEMIELAPGEKAFVSLQLPAQFVIIFDPVTHSAQFIDVQGEPTDERQTLSMIISRTHALNETLTLRPGSLRLTLENHTDRRVVPNVCIAGDELHDLLGRRRAFLTAKRLLTNQSFRDIYRTDTLDVDQRLKITSLTFLFTDLRGSTALYERVGDLAAFDLVRAHFRVLHEIVATEAGAVVKTIGDAVMATFPSPDRAVAAAIRMREAMLQLNAEHGSDDLLLKIGIHEGPCLAVNLNDRQDYFGQTVNIASRVQGLADPNVIMMTEAIVGDAQVSEILRDSGITSASRMAELQGIGREVRIFALS; encoded by the coding sequence ATGAGCGAAGTGGACGTACTTTTTGCCTCCCTGCGACAGGCGGCTGACCCGCGGACGGTCGAGTGCATCGAAAACGTCGTCATGCATGGCTCGGATCGTGAGCTCAATCGCATCAATGCACTCGCTTTCGCCGATCAGCACGATCTCGACCAAGAGAAAACCATCGCCGCGTTTCTGCATGCAGCCCGCATAGGCGCGTTCGAAATGACCTGGAATGTCCTTTGCCCAGGGTGCGGCGGCGTCCTCGACAGCGGCGCAACCCTCAAAACAGTCGTCCACGAGACGTATCATTGCGCGCTCTGCGCGGCCGGATACGAGCCGACCCTCGACGAGATGGTCGAGGTCACGTTCACGGTCAGCCCGCGCGTGCGCAGGATCGCCGCCCACGACCCCGATCGGTTGCCGCCGCTTGAGTACTACCGGCAGATCTTCTTCAGCTCCGGGGTCGACCTGCCTGACGATCTCGAAGCGAGGTTTTCGCGCATCCAGCTGGAGATGATCGAGTTGGCTCCGGGCGAGAAGGCTTTCGTCTCCCTGCAACTGCCGGCGCAGTTCGTCATCATCTTCGATCCGGTCACACACTCGGCGCAGTTCATCGACGTGCAGGGCGAGCCCACCGACGAACGTCAAACCCTCTCGATGATCATCAGTCGGACGCATGCACTGAACGAAACGCTGACCCTTCGTCCGGGCTCACTGCGGCTGACCCTCGAGAACCACACCGATCGCCGAGTGGTGCCGAACGTCTGCATCGCAGGCGACGAGCTGCACGACCTCTTGGGCCGCAGGCGGGCTTTCCTGACAGCCAAGCGTCTGCTGACGAACCAGAGCTTCCGCGACATCTATCGGACCGACACGCTCGACGTCGACCAGCGCCTCAAGATCACCAGCCTGACCTTCCTCTTCACCGACTTGAGGGGCTCGACCGCGCTTTACGAGCGCGTCGGAGATCTTGCCGCTTTCGATCTGGTGCGAGCGCATTTCCGGGTTCTTCACGAGATCGTCGCCACAGAGGCCGGAGCGGTCGTCAAGACCATTGGCGATGCCGTGATGGCGACCTTCCCGAGCCCGGACCGTGCGGTGGCCGCGGCAATCAGGATGCGTGAGGCGATGCTTCAGCTGAATGCCGAACACGGCAGCGACGATCTTCTCCTGAAGATCGGCATCCATGAGGGACCATGCCTCGCAGTCAACCTGAACGACCGGCAGGACTATTTCGGCCAGACCGTCAATATCGCTTCCCGCGTGCAGGGCCTTGCCGATCCCAATGTGATCATGATGACGGAGGCGATCGTTGGGGATGCCCAGGTTTCAGAGATCCTCCGCGACAGCGGCATCACTTCGGCTTCGCGGATGGCGGAACTTCAGGGCATCGGGCGGGAAGTGAGGATTTTTGCGCTGTCGTGA
- a CDS encoding helix-turn-helix transcriptional regulator — protein sequence MATDGGIHHYARGEWHAPSLSHRRIRFQKGLYADFHHVLLLGEGSGELHFDNGEHRPLHGPLLAFLPPQARCDLSISAGTAAHLVGASPQIMVDAIGDKVESYSLRIFTEQRKLVEALDPSAVAEISPLISGFVRELGDPSRSSWMVASAYIRLILMALWRGSDGERSEQRGQGETGSILQRYRQLVEAGFRQHRPISDYAAELGVTADRLHSICQRALGRSPIQLLHERVVQEAKLRLERSARNIQEISDSLGFRDPTYFSHFFKRKTGLSPAGYREIARASAGSENSMLSSGYADWP from the coding sequence TTGGCGACGGACGGAGGGATTCATCACTATGCCAGAGGCGAGTGGCACGCTCCGTCGCTGTCGCACCGGCGTATCCGTTTTCAAAAAGGGCTGTATGCCGATTTCCACCATGTCCTTCTGCTCGGGGAGGGGAGTGGGGAGCTTCACTTCGACAATGGCGAACACCGGCCGCTGCACGGACCGCTGCTTGCCTTCCTGCCGCCGCAGGCGCGATGCGACTTGTCGATATCAGCCGGAACCGCGGCTCATCTGGTCGGGGCTTCGCCGCAGATCATGGTCGATGCGATCGGCGACAAGGTGGAGTCCTATTCGCTGCGCATCTTCACCGAGCAGCGCAAGCTGGTCGAGGCATTGGATCCCTCAGCAGTGGCCGAAATCAGCCCGCTGATTTCTGGTTTCGTTCGGGAACTGGGCGATCCCTCCCGCTCCTCATGGATGGTCGCATCCGCCTATATTAGGCTCATTCTGATGGCGCTGTGGCGCGGCTCCGATGGCGAGAGAAGCGAGCAGCGCGGGCAGGGCGAAACCGGATCGATCCTGCAGCGATACCGGCAACTGGTCGAGGCCGGTTTCCGCCAGCACCGGCCGATCAGCGACTATGCCGCGGAGCTGGGCGTCACGGCCGACCGGCTGCATTCCATTTGCCAAAGGGCGCTCGGCCGCTCGCCGATCCAGCTCCTGCATGAGCGCGTGGTGCAGGAGGCAAAGCTGAGATTGGAGCGATCGGCCCGCAATATCCAGGAAATCTCCGACAGCCTCGGCTTTCGCGACCCGACCTATTTCAGCCATTTCTTCAAGCGCAAGACCGGCCTTTCACCCGCCGGCTACCGCGAAATCGCCCGCGCTTCGGCCGGCTCGGAAAACAGCATGCTGTCCTCGGGCTATGCGGACTGGCCTTAG
- a CDS encoding aldehyde dehydrogenase, with product MGGTVFSAKLMINNEAMDASEGATFERIDPLTGDIATIASAGSVADMTRAANAGAAAFPDWSQTGPGERRRLLNAAADILDARTPELIAAMTGETGATAQWAAINCGLGADILREAAAMTTQISGELIPSGIPGSLAMAVRQPAGVCVGIAPWNAPVILGTRAVAMPLACGNTVILKASELCPKTHGLIGDILRDAGFPRGVVNVVSNAPSDAAAVVDALIAHPAVRRINFTGSTRVGRIIAESSARHLKRCLLELGGKAPFIVLADADIDEAVRAAAFGAFMNQGQICMSTERIILMDEIADGFVGKFRTKAATLVAGNPRDGNTPLGTLINTEAIRRVRSLVDDALQKGAVLVCGGEAHGTLMDATVIDHVTPAMRIYREESFGPIAAIVRVGSVDEAVTVANDNEYGLSAAVFSADVNAALAVAMRLESGICHINEATVSDEPQMPFGGVKSSGYGRFGGKAAIDEFTELRWITMASGKRHYPI from the coding sequence TTGGGTGGAACAGTGTTTTCGGCAAAGCTGATGATCAACAACGAGGCGATGGATGCTTCCGAAGGGGCCACCTTCGAACGCATCGATCCGTTGACCGGCGACATCGCAACGATCGCCTCGGCAGGATCGGTTGCCGACATGACAAGAGCGGCCAATGCGGGCGCTGCCGCCTTTCCGGACTGGTCGCAGACCGGCCCGGGCGAACGGCGCAGGCTTCTGAATGCCGCAGCCGATATCCTGGACGCCCGCACGCCCGAACTCATTGCCGCCATGACTGGCGAAACCGGCGCAACCGCGCAATGGGCGGCGATCAATTGCGGGCTCGGCGCGGATATTCTTCGCGAAGCGGCGGCGATGACCACGCAAATATCGGGCGAGCTCATTCCTTCAGGCATTCCGGGAAGCCTCGCCATGGCGGTCCGCCAGCCGGCAGGCGTCTGCGTCGGCATTGCCCCCTGGAACGCACCTGTTATCCTCGGCACCCGCGCCGTCGCCATGCCGCTTGCCTGCGGCAACACGGTCATCCTCAAGGCTTCCGAACTCTGCCCGAAGACCCATGGCCTGATCGGCGACATCCTGCGTGACGCCGGCTTTCCGCGCGGCGTCGTCAATGTCGTTTCCAATGCGCCGAGCGATGCCGCCGCTGTCGTCGACGCACTGATTGCCCATCCCGCCGTGCGCCGCATCAATTTCACCGGCTCCACCCGTGTCGGCCGGATCATTGCCGAGTCCTCGGCAAGGCATCTCAAGCGCTGCCTGCTCGAACTCGGCGGCAAGGCGCCGTTCATCGTTCTGGCCGACGCCGATATCGACGAAGCCGTGCGTGCAGCCGCCTTCGGCGCCTTCATGAACCAGGGCCAGATCTGCATGTCGACCGAGCGTATCATCCTGATGGACGAGATCGCCGATGGCTTCGTCGGCAAGTTCCGGACGAAGGCCGCAACCCTTGTCGCCGGCAATCCCAGGGACGGCAACACGCCGCTCGGCACGCTGATCAACACTGAGGCCATCAGGCGCGTCCGGTCGCTCGTCGATGATGCCCTGCAGAAGGGCGCAGTCCTCGTCTGCGGCGGCGAGGCCCACGGCACACTGATGGACGCGACCGTTATCGATCACGTGACGCCTGCCATGCGTATCTACCGCGAGGAAAGCTTTGGACCGATCGCGGCAATCGTCCGGGTCGGCAGCGTCGACGAGGCCGTGACGGTTGCCAACGACAACGAATACGGGCTTTCGGCCGCCGTTTTTAGCGCCGACGTCAATGCGGCGCTCGCCGTCGCCATGCGGCTCGAATCCGGCATCTGCCACATCAACGAAGCCACCGTTTCCGACGAGCCGCAAATGCCCTTCGGCGGCGTCAAATCAAGCGGCTACGGCCGCTTCGGCGGCAAGGCGGCGATCGACGAATTCACCGAGCTCAGATGGATCACCATGGCCTCGGGAAAACGGCACTATCCGATCTGA
- a CDS encoding ABC transporter substrate-binding protein, with protein MNDIFRNGKFNAASLSRRSFIASTVAGGAALALSRRTAFAQSSDTLKVGFISPRTGPLGGFGETDGYVLELARKALANGLQAGGKTWKVEILDQDTQSDPSRAGQLAKELINNQAIDLMLAVSTPETINPVADACEAAGIPCLSTVMPWEAWYFGRGAKPGAPSPFKWTYHFGFGVEEFHKAYVSQWNLIETNKKVGVMYPNDADGNAIRTHLAPALAKEGFTIVDPGAYETGTTDFTAQIALFRQEGVEIFNSFPIPPDFAAFWRQAAQQGLTQQIKICQIAKTGLFPSDIEALGDLGLNIGSAAYWHKAFPYKSTLTGVSGTELADGYETASGKQWTQQLGASLALLDAGFDALKASADVKSKEAVAKAISTLKTTTIAGKVDFTSGPVANVSPGPIIGTQWVKAPEGSKFALDYVVTENATDPNVPVGAKLTAYNG; from the coding sequence ATGAACGACATTTTCCGCAACGGCAAATTCAACGCGGCATCGCTGAGCCGCCGCTCTTTCATCGCATCGACGGTGGCGGGCGGTGCGGCGCTGGCGCTTTCGCGCCGCACGGCCTTTGCTCAAAGCAGCGATACGCTGAAGGTCGGCTTCATCAGCCCGCGCACAGGCCCTCTCGGCGGCTTCGGCGAGACGGACGGTTATGTGCTCGAACTGGCGCGCAAGGCGCTGGCGAACGGCCTGCAGGCCGGCGGCAAGACCTGGAAGGTGGAGATTCTCGACCAGGACACCCAGTCCGATCCCTCGCGCGCCGGCCAGTTGGCGAAGGAGCTGATCAACAACCAGGCGATCGACCTGATGCTTGCCGTCTCGACACCCGAAACCATCAATCCGGTGGCCGACGCCTGCGAAGCAGCCGGCATTCCCTGCCTCTCGACAGTCATGCCCTGGGAAGCCTGGTATTTCGGCCGCGGCGCCAAGCCCGGTGCGCCTTCGCCGTTCAAGTGGACCTATCATTTCGGCTTCGGCGTCGAAGAGTTCCACAAGGCCTATGTTTCGCAGTGGAACCTGATCGAGACCAACAAGAAGGTCGGCGTCATGTATCCCAACGACGCCGACGGCAATGCGATCCGCACCCATCTGGCGCCGGCGCTCGCCAAGGAGGGATTCACCATCGTCGATCCCGGCGCCTATGAAACCGGAACCACCGACTTTACCGCGCAGATCGCTCTCTTCAGGCAGGAGGGCGTGGAGATCTTCAATTCGTTCCCGATACCGCCCGACTTCGCCGCCTTCTGGCGTCAGGCTGCACAGCAGGGCCTCACCCAGCAGATCAAGATCTGCCAGATCGCCAAGACGGGTCTGTTTCCCTCCGACATCGAGGCGCTTGGCGATCTCGGCCTGAACATCGGCAGCGCCGCCTACTGGCACAAGGCCTTCCCCTACAAATCCACGCTGACAGGCGTATCGGGAACCGAACTCGCCGACGGTTATGAAACGGCAAGCGGCAAGCAGTGGACGCAGCAGCTCGGCGCCAGCCTTGCGCTTCTCGACGCCGGCTTCGATGCGCTGAAGGCCAGCGCCGACGTCAAGAGCAAGGAGGCCGTCGCCAAGGCGATCAGCACGCTTAAGACCACCACGATCGCCGGCAAGGTCGACTTCACCAGCGGCCCGGTCGCCAACGTCTCCCCCGGACCGATCATCGGCACGCAATGGGTGAAAGCGCCGGAGGGCTCGAAATTCGCGCTCGACTATGTCGTCACCGAAAACGCCACCGACCCCAATGTCCCGGTCGGCGCCAAGCTCACCGCCTATAACGGATAA
- a CDS encoding ABC transporter ATP-binding protein, whose translation MLQREAQRRPGGAFLSAKGIHKRFGALVVLENLDFSMGDGEAIGIVGPNGAGKTTLLSVLAGAFPPNEGSITFDGVDVTRRTAAERCRSGLVRTHQIPKPFGGMTTFENVFVAASHGNAASRDEAYERVVDSLSLCGMLGVANRPADTLGLLDRKRLELARALATQPRLMLLDEIGGGLTDGEASELVETILELRNRGIGIVWIEHIVHILLQVAERLICMDAGRIIADGEPKMVMSNAEVVKAYLGGTPA comes from the coding sequence GTGCTGCAGCGGGAAGCTCAAAGACGGCCGGGGGGAGCCTTTCTCTCGGCCAAGGGAATCCACAAGCGGTTCGGCGCGCTGGTGGTGCTGGAGAATCTGGACTTTTCCATGGGGGATGGCGAGGCGATCGGCATTGTCGGGCCGAACGGCGCCGGCAAGACAACCCTGCTCAGCGTGCTCGCCGGCGCCTTCCCGCCGAATGAGGGAAGCATCACCTTCGACGGCGTCGACGTCACGCGCCGGACGGCGGCGGAGCGCTGCCGCTCCGGGCTCGTCCGGACCCATCAGATTCCCAAGCCCTTCGGCGGCATGACGACCTTCGAAAATGTCTTCGTCGCCGCATCTCACGGTAATGCCGCAAGCCGCGACGAGGCCTATGAGCGCGTGGTGGATTCGCTTTCGCTCTGCGGCATGCTTGGCGTCGCCAACCGCCCTGCCGACACGCTTGGCCTGCTGGACCGCAAACGCCTGGAGCTTGCCCGTGCGCTTGCCACGCAGCCGAGGCTGATGCTGCTCGACGAGATCGGCGGCGGCCTGACCGATGGCGAGGCCAGCGAACTGGTGGAAACCATCCTCGAATTGCGCAACCGCGGCATCGGCATCGTCTGGATCGAGCATATCGTTCATATCCTCCTGCAGGTGGCGGAGCGGCTGATCTGCATGGACGCCGGCAGGATCATCGCCGATGGCGAACCGAAAATGGTCATGAGCAATGCGGAGGTGGTCAAGGCCTATCTCGGAGGGACACCCGCATGA
- a CDS encoding ABC transporter ATP-binding protein — protein MSLLSIRDLDVRHGLLQAVRGVSFDLAKGEVLALVGANGAGKTTLLRSIAGAHLPSSGRVLLNDEDLAAVPSHKRIAKGIALVPEGRRLFSQMTVEENLLLGKSSGRKGEWSIDRVLDAFPNLKPRRHAKTGHLSGGEQQATAIGRALMSNPDILLLDEVSLGLSPLVVDRVYAQLETLLTSGTTIVLVEQDLARAMSVASRVICMLEGRIVLDRPAAAVTREHVTQAYFGLHRAAGERSAS, from the coding sequence ATGAGCCTTCTTTCCATCCGCGACCTCGACGTCCGCCATGGCCTGCTCCAGGCGGTGCGCGGTGTCAGTTTCGATCTTGCCAAGGGCGAGGTACTGGCGCTGGTCGGCGCAAATGGCGCCGGCAAGACGACGCTGCTCAGATCGATCGCCGGCGCCCATCTGCCATCATCCGGCCGCGTCCTTCTCAACGACGAAGATCTGGCCGCCGTCCCGTCCCACAAGCGGATCGCCAAGGGCATCGCCCTGGTACCGGAAGGCCGGCGCCTGTTTTCGCAGATGACGGTGGAAGAGAACCTGCTTCTCGGAAAGAGCTCCGGCCGCAAGGGCGAGTGGAGCATCGATCGCGTCCTCGACGCCTTTCCCAACCTGAAACCCCGCCGTCACGCCAAAACGGGACACCTCTCGGGCGGGGAACAGCAGGCGACCGCCATCGGCCGGGCGCTGATGAGCAATCCCGATATTCTTCTCCTGGACGAGGTCTCACTCGGGCTTTCGCCTCTGGTCGTCGATCGCGTCTACGCTCAGTTGGAGACCTTGCTCACGTCGGGGACGACCATCGTGCTCGTCGAACAAGATCTCGCCCGCGCCATGAGCGTGGCAAGCCGCGTCATCTGCATGCTCGAGGGACGCATCGTCCTCGACAGGCCGGCGGCCGCCGTCACGCGCGAACATGTCACCCAAGCCTATTTCGGATTGCACCGGGCAGCCGGCGAAAGGAGCGCATCGTGA